Proteins from a single region of Sporosarcina sp. P33:
- the fliW gene encoding flagellar assembly protein FliW, translating into MRIETKFHATIEIDPSEIWHFPKGIPGFEAENEFVLVPIEGSDSLQVLQSTKQPSVAFIVANPYTLVTDYTFEIDNSTIDLLEISQPEDIMVLGILSMKQQYHESTINLQAPLIFHVPNKKAKQMILNDPRFTVRHPVGKGGN; encoded by the coding sequence ATGAGAATTGAAACTAAATTTCATGCAACGATTGAAATTGACCCATCAGAAATCTGGCATTTTCCAAAAGGAATCCCCGGCTTTGAAGCGGAAAATGAATTTGTCTTGGTGCCGATTGAAGGCAGCGATTCTTTGCAGGTATTACAATCGACCAAGCAGCCATCCGTTGCATTTATTGTAGCCAACCCATATACACTCGTAACCGATTATACTTTTGAAATAGATAACTCAACGATTGACTTGCTGGAAATCAGTCAGCCGGAAGATATCATGGTGCTTGGCATCCTATCCATGAAACAGCAGTATCACGAGTCCACAATCAACTTGCAGGCGCCTTTGATCTTTCACGTTCCAAATAAAAAAGCCAAGCAAATGATTCTGAACGACCCACGTTTCACTGTCAGACACCCAGTCGGCAAAGGAGGGAACTGA
- the csrA gene encoding carbon storage regulator CsrA, translating to MLVLSRKVNESIQIADNIEIRILEVKGDTVRIGIEAPKSIEILRGELVQSITETNKEALTIDMDLFSQLLKKE from the coding sequence ATGCTCGTCTTGTCACGTAAAGTAAACGAGTCGATTCAAATTGCAGACAACATAGAAATTCGGATTCTGGAAGTCAAAGGAGATACCGTGCGGATTGGCATTGAAGCACCGAAATCTATTGAAATTCTTAGAGGGGAATTAGTTCAATCGATTACCGAGACGAATAAAGAAGCGCTCACAATCGATATGGATCTGTTCTCGCAGCTGTTGAAAAAAGAATAG
- a CDS encoding flagellin, with protein MRINHNIAALNTHRQLNTATTNQSKSMEKLASGLRINKAGDDAAGLAISEKMRGQIRGLDMASKNAQDGISLISTAEGALNETHDILQRMRELAVQGANDTNVAQDRDAIQEELVELKNEVNRIADTTEFNKQLLLKGNLGGTVEQDPNTTTVLDVKGVASASTNGAAAGTYTITVENSDKLTMTFGGKKQEIDNADGAQELNFSDFGITIKTNAAYTADDAIGDVEVLAGSVTFQIGANEDQNVSLNIRSMRTDGDLNLESSGRVDVSTHDKAKASITNIESAITEVSKERSKLGAYQNRLEHTINNLNTSSENLTAAESRVRDVDMAKEMMEQTKNSILSQAAQAMLAQANQQPQGVLQLLR; from the coding sequence ATGAGAATTAATCATAATATTGCAGCGTTGAATACACATCGTCAGTTGAACACAGCTACTACTAACCAATCAAAATCTATGGAAAAATTGGCATCAGGTCTTCGTATTAACAAGGCTGGCGACGATGCAGCTGGTCTTGCAATTTCTGAAAAAATGCGTGGGCAAATTCGTGGATTGGATATGGCATCTAAGAATGCTCAGGACGGTATTTCTTTGATTTCAACTGCTGAAGGTGCATTAAACGAAACTCATGATATTTTACAACGTATGCGTGAGTTAGCTGTTCAAGGTGCGAATGATACTAATGTTGCACAGGACAGAGATGCGATTCAAGAAGAATTAGTTGAGCTGAAAAATGAAGTTAATCGCATCGCTGATACAACGGAATTTAACAAACAGTTGCTATTAAAAGGTAACTTAGGTGGTACAGTTGAACAAGATCCTAACACAACTACTGTTTTAGATGTAAAGGGAGTGGCTAGTGCTTCTACTAATGGTGCTGCTGCAGGAACTTATACTATTACAGTAGAAAATTCAGACAAATTAACGATGACGTTTGGTGGTAAGAAACAAGAGATTGATAATGCAGATGGGGCTCAAGAATTAAATTTCTCAGACTTTGGAATCACAATAAAAACTAATGCGGCATACACAGCTGATGATGCGATTGGTGATGTCGAGGTATTAGCAGGTTCTGTTACGTTCCAAATCGGTGCTAATGAAGACCAAAACGTAAGTTTAAATATCCGAAGTATGCGTACTGATGGAGATTTGAACCTTGAAAGTTCTGGACGGGTCGATGTTTCTACGCATGATAAAGCAAAAGCTTCAATTACTAACATTGAAAGTGCAATAACTGAAGTTTCAAAAGAACGTTCAAAACTTGGTGCTTATCAAAATCGTTTAGAACACACAATCAACAACTTAAACACTTCTTCCGAAAACTTAACAGCTGCTGAGTCTCGTGTACGTGACGTTGACATGGCGAAAGAAATGATGGAACAAACTAAAAATTCTATTCTTTCTCAAGCAGCACAAGCAATGTTGGCTCAAGCGAACCAACAACCACAGGGAGTATTACAACTTCTTCGTTAA